One segment of Triticum aestivum cultivar Chinese Spring chromosome 2A, IWGSC CS RefSeq v2.1, whole genome shotgun sequence DNA contains the following:
- the LOC123185354 gene encoding uncharacterized protein produces MSYPCLRRAAVPVKRVWLGLRGRLGLRRSTGLGELRREVRTCEYDDVHVMWELLSGMDGSAPRKYVHVAATAAMVDAAARKKLRGRRRARRADAESAAWSRLFSSCCAF; encoded by the exons ATGTCGTACCCCTGccttcgccgcgccgccgtgccggtAAAGCGGGTCTGGCTCGGCCTCCGCGGGCGCCTCGGCCTCCGTCGATCCACCG GTCTTGGCGAGCTTCGCAGGGAGGTCCGAACGTGCGAGTACGACGATGTGCACGTCATGTGGGAGCTGCTCAGCGGCATGGACGGCAGCGCGCCGCGCAAGTACGTGCacgtagccgccaccgccgccatggttGACGCCGCCGCCCGGAAGAAGCTGAGGGGGAGGAGGCGGGCGAGGAGGGCCGATGCCGAATCCGCCGCGTGGAGCCGCCTCTTCTCCTCCTGCTGCGCCTTCTGA